A genomic segment from Idiomarina piscisalsi encodes:
- a CDS encoding putative RNA methyltransferase gives MIQPFDQLICPLDKQPLQLNERTWCCENGHSYDVAKQGYVNLLPVQNKRSKDPGDSKAMVQARREYLSKGCYQPLAQALADTVLAMGSQALLDAGCGEGYYLRYLVEQAEQTETELSVAALDISKWAVQAAAKQDKRLSWMVASNNAIPLADNSVDTILCVFGFPVEAEFKRVLKPGGRLIMVDPAVNHLTELKAIIYPELKNKSETLPITDPDYELTSEQRVNFQVELDNNDSIKNLLTMTPHLYRASKEGRERAESLQSLTITVDAWVRTFRVST, from the coding sequence GTGATACAGCCGTTTGACCAACTCATTTGCCCTCTGGACAAGCAACCTTTGCAACTGAACGAGCGCACCTGGTGCTGTGAAAACGGGCATAGCTATGACGTGGCAAAACAGGGCTACGTGAACTTGCTGCCGGTCCAGAATAAACGCTCGAAAGACCCCGGTGACAGCAAAGCGATGGTACAGGCAAGGCGGGAATACTTGAGTAAAGGTTGCTACCAGCCGCTTGCGCAGGCATTAGCTGATACAGTGTTAGCAATGGGCTCACAGGCTTTACTCGATGCGGGTTGCGGTGAAGGGTATTACTTGCGCTATCTTGTTGAACAGGCCGAGCAAACAGAGACAGAGTTAAGTGTGGCCGCTCTGGATATTTCAAAATGGGCGGTACAGGCAGCAGCAAAGCAGGATAAGCGGTTGAGCTGGATGGTGGCATCGAATAACGCGATTCCGCTGGCAGACAATAGTGTCGATACCATTTTGTGCGTATTTGGTTTCCCGGTAGAAGCTGAGTTTAAGCGGGTTTTAAAACCGGGTGGGCGATTGATTATGGTTGATCCGGCGGTGAACCATCTAACGGAGCTAAAAGCCATAATTTACCCTGAGCTAAAGAACAAAAGTGAGACGTTGCCGATAACCGACCCAGATTATGAACTGACTTCAGAACAACGTGTTAACTTTCAGGTTGAACTGGATAATAACGACTCCATTAAAAACCTCCTGACTATGACGCCTCACCTCTACCGCGCTAGTAAAGAAGGCAGGGAGCGAGCAGAAAGCTTACAAAGCTTGACCATAACGGTCGACGCCTGGGTACGAACTTTTAGAGTAAGCACATAG
- a CDS encoding sensor domain-containing diguanylate cyclase, protein MPERQLSNKILEKLPTMVAFIDEKRRYRYVNKAYCQFFSLKKADILGRFVSDVLDDESYARVKTRHDKVFKTGKVNSFSETVKFRDGRKCFLDVRYLPELNDENKPIGLYVVIEDVTEYYASVDLMRTIHEIIHKRGRRIDPASIDELLKFGVEYLDVDIGTASSIIDGVYTIEWIQTAKLEFDAGTQLPLDTTYCSVVLKENELVHTNEAGKDARFKDHKSFLTYGLQSYIGTPLVINDVVWGVLGFARKTARREAFSELEIEMVRMMGTAVETVIAEQAVRHDLIRQRDDMAAIAYTDSLTGLKNRSAGMQMLEQGLATHYKDSCCVVAVIDFDHFKSINDTYGHDIGDRVLIAGANAMNDSLRGSDTVIRVGGEEFMIILPHTDKENASTVLERVREAVETTVVTLESGDVINPTVSIGATASETNDDVSSIYRRADQALYKAKHAGRNCIVWSDNAVS, encoded by the coding sequence ATGCCAGAGCGTCAGCTGTCGAATAAAATTCTGGAAAAGTTACCCACGATGGTCGCGTTCATCGATGAAAAGCGGCGCTATCGTTACGTCAATAAAGCTTATTGCCAGTTCTTCAGCCTGAAAAAAGCCGACATTCTGGGTCGGTTCGTATCCGACGTTCTTGACGATGAGTCTTACGCGCGTGTCAAAACCCGACACGATAAAGTCTTTAAAACCGGTAAGGTTAACTCGTTTTCCGAAACGGTGAAGTTCAGAGACGGCCGCAAGTGCTTTTTGGATGTACGGTATCTACCTGAACTGAATGACGAAAATAAGCCGATCGGCTTGTATGTGGTTATTGAAGACGTGACCGAATACTACGCGTCAGTTGATTTGATGCGCACCATTCACGAGATTATTCACAAACGAGGTCGGCGTATTGATCCCGCTTCTATTGATGAACTTTTGAAGTTTGGTGTGGAATATCTGGACGTTGATATTGGCACCGCAAGTTCAATCATTGACGGCGTATACACCATTGAGTGGATACAGACGGCAAAGTTAGAGTTCGATGCGGGTACTCAACTTCCTCTGGATACGACCTATTGCTCTGTTGTCCTAAAGGAAAATGAATTAGTACATACTAATGAAGCCGGCAAAGATGCGCGCTTTAAAGATCATAAATCTTTCCTGACGTACGGGCTTCAGTCTTATATCGGTACGCCGCTGGTTATTAACGATGTTGTTTGGGGCGTGTTAGGGTTTGCGCGTAAAACCGCTCGCCGGGAAGCTTTCAGCGAACTGGAAATAGAAATGGTGCGTATGATGGGCACCGCTGTGGAGACGGTTATAGCGGAGCAGGCCGTACGGCATGATCTGATACGACAACGTGACGATATGGCAGCCATCGCATACACGGACTCGCTCACTGGATTGAAAAACCGCTCGGCAGGCATGCAAATGCTTGAGCAAGGGCTGGCAACCCATTACAAGGACAGTTGTTGCGTGGTCGCAGTTATCGACTTTGACCACTTTAAGTCAATTAATGACACCTACGGCCACGACATTGGGGACCGGGTGCTCATTGCTGGCGCTAACGCCATGAATGACAGCTTAAGGGGTAGCGACACGGTGATTCGGGTGGGCGGTGAAGAGTTTATGATTATTTTACCTCACACCGATAAAGAAAATGCTTCAACGGTACTTGAGCGCGTACGAGAAGCCGTGGAGACAACGGTTGTCACGCTGGAATCAGGCGACGTCATTAATCCCACTGTCAGCATTGGCGCTACCGCCAGTGAAACGAATGACGACGTGTCGAGTATTTACCGCCGCGCCGACCAAGCGCTCTATAAAGCCAAGCATGCGGGGAGAAACTGCATTGTTTGGTCAGACAATGCAGTGAGTTAA
- a CDS encoding SLC13 family permease — protein MLDQWLIGIILLAMLALFVIDKWRYDLVAMMALVSAAVLGLVPAAEVFSGFGNAAVITVAAVLIISHALWRSGVVDALAAGMKKVGDKRWIQMIALTSVTTVCSAFISNTGTMAIMIPVALQLARASGNNPSKLLMPMAFGSLLGGTITMVGTPPNIIISDIRREAMGESFGIFEFTPVGLGIAVAGLLFMWFLSHWLVPEKSGKSKSASLYDVSSYLTELYVPKESDFIGETLYELENRTEDDFVIVALQRGEKRWSAPARYLRLRAEDVLIVEANAETIQQVIDGTGLELNAEEKIDERFLKSDDITVIEGIVGHDSRLIGRSAADIKLRSRYGINVLGVAREGQKLGTALGNIRFKPGDVLLLQGDAETLTDVFQRFGCFPLAQRSLRIGSSKKLALPLGIFAATILSAALGLLSVPVAFALAAGLMVITNILPLRELYDAIDWPIIVLLGATIPLGSALERSGAADTIANGVLYISSGAPEFVAVGLLLVVTMLLSNIVNNAAAAVLMAPIGISMAGSFGASMDPFLMAVAIGAAVPFLTPIGHQSNILVMGPGGYNFSDYWRLGLPLSLVVTAVALVMILLVWPLY, from the coding sequence ATGCTGGATCAATGGCTTATTGGTATTATCTTGCTGGCAATGCTGGCTTTATTTGTCATTGATAAATGGCGTTATGACCTCGTTGCCATGATGGCGCTTGTGTCGGCCGCCGTTCTGGGTCTAGTTCCGGCGGCTGAGGTTTTCAGCGGTTTCGGCAATGCTGCGGTTATTACCGTCGCCGCCGTTCTTATTATAAGTCATGCGCTATGGCGCTCCGGTGTTGTCGATGCTCTTGCGGCCGGCATGAAAAAAGTTGGCGACAAACGTTGGATTCAAATGATAGCGCTCACATCTGTCACGACCGTCTGTTCAGCGTTTATCAGTAATACCGGCACCATGGCCATAATGATTCCCGTCGCACTGCAACTGGCCCGTGCCAGCGGCAATAACCCTTCTAAACTGCTCATGCCAATGGCGTTTGGTTCGCTACTCGGTGGAACCATAACCATGGTCGGTACACCGCCCAATATTATTATTTCGGATATACGGCGCGAAGCCATGGGCGAGTCTTTTGGTATTTTCGAGTTTACCCCTGTGGGCTTAGGTATTGCCGTTGCCGGCCTATTGTTTATGTGGTTTCTAAGCCATTGGCTGGTTCCAGAGAAAAGCGGGAAATCCAAATCGGCATCGCTTTATGATGTCAGCAGTTACCTCACCGAATTGTATGTCCCAAAAGAGTCCGACTTTATCGGCGAAACACTCTACGAGTTGGAGAACCGCACCGAAGACGACTTTGTTATTGTGGCATTGCAGCGCGGTGAAAAGCGATGGTCGGCACCGGCTCGGTATTTAAGACTCAGAGCCGAAGACGTGTTAATTGTCGAAGCCAACGCTGAAACCATTCAACAGGTGATTGACGGAACCGGTTTAGAACTCAACGCCGAAGAAAAAATTGATGAACGCTTTTTGAAATCAGACGATATTACCGTTATTGAAGGTATCGTTGGTCACGACTCACGGCTTATTGGTCGCTCTGCGGCGGATATTAAACTGCGCAGCCGCTACGGTATCAATGTGCTTGGGGTCGCGCGGGAAGGCCAAAAACTCGGTACGGCTTTAGGTAATATTCGCTTCAAGCCAGGCGACGTTCTGTTATTGCAGGGCGATGCAGAGACACTGACCGATGTATTTCAGCGCTTTGGGTGTTTTCCGCTTGCGCAACGCAGCTTGCGTATCGGATCGTCCAAAAAGCTGGCGTTGCCACTGGGTATCTTTGCCGCAACGATTTTATCGGCGGCTCTGGGATTACTCTCTGTACCGGTTGCCTTCGCACTGGCAGCGGGGCTTATGGTGATTACCAATATTCTGCCCCTGCGCGAGCTATACGATGCTATCGACTGGCCTATTATTGTGCTGCTTGGCGCAACCATACCGCTGGGTTCAGCATTAGAGCGCAGCGGTGCCGCTGACACCATTGCCAACGGTGTGCTCTATATCAGCTCCGGTGCGCCAGAGTTTGTGGCCGTTGGTTTATTGCTGGTTGTTACCATGCTGCTGTCGAATATCGTTAATAACGCTGCTGCCGCGGTGCTTATGGCACCTATCGGTATCAGCATGGCCGGTAGTTTCGGTGCCAGTATGGATCCGTTTTTAATGGCGGTTGCCATTGGCGCTGCTGTGCCATTTTTAACACCCATTGGGCACCAGTCGAATATTCTGGTCATGGGGCCGGGCGGTTATAACTTCAGTGATTATTGGCGGTTAGGCTTGCCGCTATCGCTGGTTGTTACCGCGGTTGCTTTGGTCATGATTCTGCTGGTTTGGCCGTTGTATTAA
- a CDS encoding Vgb family protein — MKYLSLASAVVVGLAGLSSAPANSDDHKETGLANADIREWQVPWEDSRPRDPWVHDGIVWFVGQGSHYAATFNPETEEFKRYDLPDGAGPHTVIVDDRGAWYAGNLKEHIGLIDPGTGDIKQFELPGSGPKDSHTMDFTAAGDIWFTVQGGNQIGFLETTGGEMMLWEVPTDSARPYGLIVENDRPWATLFGTNKLATIENGNLKEFELKREKSRPRRLGMTDDGTIWYVDYNQGYVGSYDPVTGDNKDWRAPAAGNSRPYGMAVDKRNDVWFVETGVQPNRLVGFDTATHEFSEPIELESGGGTVRHMFYDENTDSIWFGTDANTLGVVRLSEPPVVTAD; from the coding sequence ATGAAGTACCTTAGTTTAGCAAGTGCAGTAGTCGTTGGCCTGGCGGGATTAAGCAGTGCGCCGGCAAACAGTGATGATCATAAAGAAACTGGATTGGCAAACGCTGACATCCGGGAATGGCAGGTGCCGTGGGAGGACTCCCGGCCGCGTGACCCTTGGGTACATGACGGTATTGTCTGGTTTGTTGGTCAGGGAAGCCACTACGCAGCAACCTTTAATCCGGAAACAGAAGAATTCAAACGCTACGACTTGCCTGATGGCGCGGGACCTCACACGGTTATCGTCGACGACAGGGGCGCCTGGTATGCGGGTAACTTGAAAGAGCATATTGGCCTTATTGACCCGGGTACCGGTGATATTAAGCAATTTGAATTACCCGGCAGTGGGCCAAAAGACAGTCACACCATGGACTTTACTGCGGCGGGTGATATTTGGTTTACCGTTCAGGGCGGTAATCAAATCGGCTTTTTAGAGACGACTGGCGGCGAAATGATGCTGTGGGAGGTACCGACAGACTCTGCAAGGCCTTATGGCCTCATTGTTGAAAATGACCGACCCTGGGCAACGCTATTCGGGACGAATAAGCTGGCCACCATTGAAAATGGCAATTTAAAAGAGTTTGAACTGAAGCGGGAAAAATCGCGTCCTCGTCGTTTGGGTATGACCGATGACGGCACGATTTGGTATGTCGATTATAACCAGGGATACGTCGGTAGCTACGACCCGGTAACGGGCGACAACAAAGACTGGCGAGCACCGGCGGCAGGGAATTCACGTCCTTATGGCATGGCAGTCGACAAGCGCAATGATGTTTGGTTTGTGGAAACCGGTGTGCAGCCGAATCGTTTAGTGGGCTTTGACACAGCAACACACGAGTTTTCTGAGCCTATTGAATTAGAGAGTGGCGGCGGTACCGTTCGTCATATGTTTTATGACGAAAACACCGACTCCATTTGGTTCGGCACCGACGCCAATACACTGGGCGTGGTCCGCCTAAGCGAACCACCGGTCGTCACCGCCGATTAA
- a CDS encoding methyltransferase family protein, giving the protein MKFLELKVPPVIVVAIVAGLMWLTAHYTAEFNAFYVGQRAAAIFLLVLGVLLPLLGVMSFRRAKTTVDPRDPNKSTELVTTGIYQRTRNPMYLGFFFVLMAWGVFLGSVFSLWGLVLYVAYMSKFQIQPEERALINAFGEAYKSYCRETGRWW; this is encoded by the coding sequence ATGAAGTTTTTAGAACTCAAAGTTCCGCCCGTCATTGTTGTTGCCATTGTGGCAGGACTGATGTGGTTAACAGCGCATTATACCGCAGAGTTTAATGCTTTCTATGTTGGCCAGCGTGCTGCGGCAATTTTCTTATTAGTATTAGGTGTCTTACTGCCTTTACTAGGCGTTATGAGCTTTCGCCGGGCAAAAACCACGGTCGACCCGCGAGACCCGAACAAAAGTACCGAATTGGTCACAACGGGAATTTATCAGCGCACCCGAAACCCAATGTACCTTGGCTTTTTCTTTGTGCTTATGGCTTGGGGTGTATTTTTAGGCAGCGTGTTTTCGCTATGGGGCTTGGTGCTTTATGTTGCGTACATGAGTAAGTTCCAGATTCAGCCTGAAGAGCGCGCTCTTATCAATGCCTTTGGCGAAGCGTACAAAAGTTATTGCCGGGAGACCGGTCGCTGGTGGTAG
- a CDS encoding GNAT family N-acetyltransferase — translation MRAVVHSTITSIPKADWNRLFSSGYPFAQYDFLLALEQGGSLGLQRGWLPQYVAVHDNSDTLVAMMPWFKKTHSYGEYLFDWAFAEAFDRYGFQYYPKLINAIPFTPCQGPRLATAKGVNAADVLPVIESALMQEHDVSNLQCLYIEPNVSEALAEEGWWQRFDIQFLWQNRGYDSFDDFLGALVSRKRKSIRKERQKVSEQRVEMRTLPGNELTADFWHQFIVFYQRTYLKRSGHGGYLTPATFQLWGELLAEYIVVFAAYRNDEMLAASLCFKSDNTLYGRYWGCQEELEFLHFEACYYQGIEYCINHNLDYFDAGAQGEHKLHRGFEPVLREGFYRFMPSPLNDAIEQYCQDERAALNEHIKTLRAYLPYKNCD, via the coding sequence ATGCGCGCCGTTGTTCACTCAACAATAACGTCAATACCTAAGGCGGACTGGAACCGGTTGTTCAGCAGTGGCTATCCGTTTGCGCAATATGATTTCCTGCTGGCGCTTGAGCAGGGCGGTAGTCTTGGGCTGCAGCGAGGCTGGTTGCCTCAATACGTTGCGGTACATGATAATAGCGACACACTGGTTGCCATGATGCCGTGGTTTAAAAAGACCCATTCCTATGGTGAGTATTTGTTCGACTGGGCGTTCGCTGAGGCCTTTGACCGTTACGGTTTTCAGTACTACCCCAAGCTGATTAACGCCATACCTTTTACTCCGTGTCAGGGACCTCGCCTGGCGACCGCTAAGGGCGTTAATGCCGCTGATGTTCTGCCGGTTATTGAATCTGCGCTGATGCAGGAGCACGATGTCAGCAACTTACAATGTCTGTACATTGAACCGAATGTAAGCGAGGCACTGGCAGAAGAGGGTTGGTGGCAGCGCTTTGATATTCAGTTTCTCTGGCAAAACCGAGGTTATGACTCCTTTGACGACTTTCTAGGGGCTTTGGTGTCACGCAAGCGTAAGTCCATACGCAAAGAGCGGCAAAAGGTGTCAGAGCAAAGGGTCGAGATGCGAACCTTGCCGGGCAACGAGCTGACCGCAGATTTCTGGCATCAGTTCATTGTGTTTTATCAGCGTACTTACTTAAAGCGTTCGGGCCATGGCGGCTATTTAACACCAGCGACATTTCAGCTCTGGGGTGAGTTATTGGCGGAATATATTGTTGTGTTTGCAGCTTACCGAAACGACGAAATGCTGGCGGCGTCATTGTGCTTTAAAAGTGACAACACGCTTTACGGGCGCTACTGGGGCTGTCAGGAAGAGCTTGAGTTTTTGCATTTTGAAGCCTGTTATTATCAGGGTATTGAATACTGCATCAACCATAACCTTGACTACTTTGACGCCGGAGCCCAGGGGGAACATAAGCTGCATAGAGGCTTTGAACCGGTATTGCGTGAAGGTTTTTATCGGTTTATGCCGTCTCCTCTTAACGACGCCATTGAGCAGTACTGTCAGGATGAGCGCGCTGCACTAAACGAACACATAAAAACATTACGAGCTTATCTGCCTTATAAAAATTGCGATTAA
- a CDS encoding cold-shock protein — translation MSNTVNGVVKWFNEAKGFGFIEQQGGADVFAHFSAIVSDGFKTLAEGQRVSFSVTQGPKGPQAENIQAL, via the coding sequence ATGTCTAATACAGTAAACGGTGTTGTTAAGTGGTTTAACGAAGCAAAAGGTTTTGGTTTTATCGAGCAGCAAGGTGGCGCAGACGTATTTGCTCACTTTAGCGCGATTGTAAGCGACGGTTTCAAAACCTTAGCTGAAGGCCAACGCGTTTCTTTCTCAGTGACCCAAGGCCCGAAAGGCCCTCAAGCTGAGAACATTCAAGCGCTATAA
- a CDS encoding uracil-DNA glycosylase family protein: MPMGARPVVQLHPNAKILVAGQAPGRRVHASGKPFDDPSGDRLRQWMGVDKSTFYDAEKLAIIPMGLCYPGTGKSGDLPPRPECAPAWRHKLLEQLPNLELTLAVGQYAQSWHIDEPKQTLTERVKNWEHYWPDVLPLPHPSPRNNLWLKRNLWFEDTIIPTLQKRIAELLSA, encoded by the coding sequence TTGCCAATGGGAGCTCGACCGGTTGTTCAGTTACATCCCAACGCCAAAATTTTAGTCGCCGGTCAGGCCCCTGGCCGACGGGTTCATGCCTCCGGTAAACCGTTCGATGACCCCAGTGGTGACCGTCTTCGTCAGTGGATGGGCGTTGATAAATCGACGTTTTATGACGCTGAAAAGCTGGCTATTATTCCTATGGGGTTGTGTTACCCGGGCACCGGCAAGTCCGGCGACTTACCGCCACGCCCCGAATGTGCTCCGGCGTGGCGGCACAAGCTCCTTGAGCAGTTACCGAATTTAGAACTGACGTTAGCCGTTGGGCAGTACGCCCAAAGTTGGCATATTGACGAACCAAAACAGACGCTTACTGAGCGAGTAAAAAACTGGGAGCATTATTGGCCTGACGTCTTGCCGTTGCCGCACCCCAGCCCACGTAATAACTTGTGGTTGAAGCGTAACCTCTGGTTTGAAGACACCATTATTCCGACGTTGCAGAAGCGCATTGCCGAATTGCTCAGCGCCTGA
- a CDS encoding DUF4198 domain-containing protein, with product MKLSSVITTSLAVLTLFASASSEAHRVWIKPSATVVSGDSEWVTFDAAIANGIFYPDHYPLSLDRVEAMAPDGSAVTLENGYKGKLRSVFDVELEKEGTYTVYSASSGLSARWVDDNGERQYWPPRGSQKTNDDFYKEVPQDAKDLEVSERSHRVETFVTSGAPTYDTLGPTGNGLELEPVTHPNDLYTGENITFKFTMDGKAAAGTELVLVKGGERYRDRSEPTKLKTNAKGEVTFSVDDAGMYWLEAEYSDNNGKAPATKRQGSYVAVLEVLPM from the coding sequence ATGAAATTATCTTCTGTAATAACGACAAGTCTTGCCGTACTAACACTGTTCGCCAGCGCCAGCAGTGAAGCACACCGTGTATGGATTAAACCAAGTGCTACCGTTGTCTCCGGCGACTCTGAATGGGTCACCTTTGACGCAGCTATAGCGAATGGCATTTTTTACCCCGACCACTATCCATTGAGCTTAGACCGAGTGGAAGCGATGGCGCCGGATGGCTCTGCGGTAACATTAGAGAACGGGTACAAAGGCAAACTACGCTCAGTGTTTGATGTTGAGCTAGAAAAGGAAGGCACTTACACCGTGTACTCAGCGAGCTCAGGGTTATCTGCCCGCTGGGTAGACGACAATGGCGAACGCCAATACTGGCCGCCGCGTGGTTCACAGAAAACCAATGACGATTTTTATAAAGAAGTTCCGCAAGATGCCAAAGATTTAGAAGTCAGTGAACGCTCACATCGCGTTGAGACATTTGTGACATCAGGCGCTCCGACTTATGACACGTTAGGACCGACGGGCAACGGCTTAGAACTCGAACCAGTGACCCACCCTAATGACTTATACACCGGTGAAAATATTACCTTTAAATTCACTATGGACGGCAAAGCCGCTGCAGGTACTGAGCTGGTCTTGGTGAAGGGCGGTGAACGGTATCGTGATCGCTCTGAGCCAACCAAGCTTAAAACCAACGCAAAAGGCGAAGTAACGTTTTCTGTTGACGACGCCGGCATGTATTGGCTGGAAGCTGAATACTCAGACAATAACGGGAAAGCCCCAGCGACCAAACGCCAGGGCTCTTATGTCGCCGTTTTGGAAGTGTTGCCGATGTAA
- a CDS encoding DUF1415 domain-containing protein yields MTTETSTIIEQTERWVQQLIVKYNICPFARREVERKRVRYVVAEQPDMASVLQQLLFEAKHLDETADTETTLFMIPQGFEGFHGFLELVDMADSLLIEEGYEGIYQLAHFHPDYCFDGEPQDDPANYTNRSPFPTLHLLREASLEKAIEQHDDPESIPERNIEFCRRKGAEFFVKILNG; encoded by the coding sequence ATGACGACTGAAACTTCTACAATTATTGAGCAAACCGAGCGCTGGGTGCAACAGCTCATTGTGAAATACAATATTTGTCCATTCGCCCGCCGCGAAGTTGAGCGCAAACGTGTTCGCTACGTTGTTGCGGAACAACCGGACATGGCTTCGGTATTACAGCAATTACTGTTTGAAGCGAAACACTTAGACGAAACCGCTGATACTGAGACCACACTTTTTATGATCCCTCAGGGCTTTGAAGGCTTCCATGGCTTTTTAGAGTTGGTCGACATGGCTGACTCGCTGCTTATAGAGGAAGGCTATGAAGGTATTTATCAATTAGCGCATTTTCACCCTGATTACTGTTTTGATGGGGAACCCCAGGACGACCCGGCGAACTATACCAACCGCTCTCCATTTCCGACGTTGCATTTATTAAGGGAAGCGAGCTTAGAGAAAGCGATTGAGCAGCATGACGACCCCGAGTCGATACCTGAGCGTAATATTGAGTTTTGCCGGCGTAAGGGTGCTGAGTTTTTTGTAAAGATTTTAAACGGTTAG
- a CDS encoding PepSY-associated TM helix domain-containing protein, protein MARRNRSKKRGWSLKDWHWISSAVCLIGMLLFSVTGITLNHAGWIESAPSIERYEGSLPQKDLERLVNASGNDVLPTSFHRWYEAKTHNSISSNAQIEWSDYEVYVAMPRPGGDSWFSVDLASGAFYSESTDRGWIAYFNDLHKARNTGFLWSLFIDAFAIASIVFTITGLLLLKKYSKGRKSTWPLVLAGFIIPFFAVIGSAHAAENELTVEIPRLSVAEYHVPYVAVWLANERHQRVVDIAVWYDVNLENNEGEKWLKDMRQWWRRSGRMTDMPIDGVSGATRRPGVQRVDLTPMLNQLPELNEGKYYLYVEAARELGGREMLRLPLSLPLNHPISITDSGEHELGRVSLKLEP, encoded by the coding sequence ATGGCGCGCAGAAACAGATCAAAAAAGCGAGGTTGGTCACTCAAAGACTGGCACTGGATAAGCTCAGCGGTTTGCCTTATTGGTATGCTGCTGTTCTCTGTCACAGGTATTACGTTGAATCATGCAGGGTGGATAGAGTCTGCACCGAGCATCGAACGTTACGAAGGGTCTCTCCCTCAAAAGGACTTGGAACGGTTAGTGAATGCGTCAGGGAATGACGTTCTGCCAACTTCCTTTCATCGCTGGTACGAAGCAAAGACACATAACAGCATCAGTTCAAATGCCCAAATAGAGTGGAGTGACTACGAAGTGTACGTCGCCATGCCCCGACCTGGCGGGGACAGCTGGTTCAGTGTCGATTTAGCCAGCGGTGCTTTTTATTCCGAAAGTACTGATCGCGGGTGGATTGCCTATTTTAATGATCTGCACAAGGCGCGGAATACCGGGTTCTTATGGAGTTTATTTATTGATGCTTTTGCTATCGCGAGCATTGTTTTCACTATTACGGGGTTATTGCTTTTGAAAAAATACAGTAAGGGCCGCAAATCAACCTGGCCACTGGTCCTGGCCGGATTCATCATTCCATTTTTCGCCGTTATTGGTTCGGCTCATGCCGCTGAAAATGAACTCACTGTGGAAATTCCACGTCTGTCTGTTGCCGAATATCACGTACCTTATGTTGCCGTTTGGCTAGCCAACGAGCGTCATCAGCGTGTTGTCGATATTGCCGTGTGGTATGACGTAAACCTTGAAAATAACGAAGGGGAAAAGTGGCTGAAAGACATGCGTCAATGGTGGCGCCGCAGTGGACGCATGACCGATATGCCTATAGACGGCGTGTCTGGTGCAACCCGCCGTCCCGGTGTTCAACGGGTCGACTTAACTCCCATGCTGAATCAATTACCCGAGCTAAATGAAGGTAAATACTACCTATACGTAGAAGCAGCTCGTGAGCTTGGCGGGCGTGAAATGCTGCGCCTGCCATTGTCTTTACCTCTTAACCACCCAATATCCATAACAGACAGCGGCGAGCACGAACTCGGCCGTGTGTCCCTAAAACTGGAGCCTTAA
- a CDS encoding ferredoxin--NADP reductase, whose amino-acid sequence MRSTIAETVTQVRHWNDTLFSFRTTRKPSFTFENGQFVMMGLQLEDKPLLRAYSIASANYEEELEFFSIKVPDGALTSRLQHIQVGDEVVLSTRPTGTLVPGHLLPGKNLYLLSTGTGLAPFMSVIKDPDIYEQYDKVILVHGVRYVSELAYQKEIGEDLPNNEFFGDWVKEKLIYYPTVTREPFRDEAHQQRITDLLTSGTLTRTIGMPDLNPAHDRFMLCGNDAMLQDLMAILNERGFTKATSRKQGDYVIEQAFIEK is encoded by the coding sequence ATGAGAAGTACTATTGCCGAGACCGTGACTCAGGTACGTCACTGGAATGACACTTTATTCAGTTTTAGAACCACCCGTAAGCCCAGTTTCACCTTTGAAAACGGTCAGTTTGTGATGATGGGTCTGCAATTGGAAGACAAGCCGCTGTTAAGAGCCTACTCAATTGCCAGTGCTAACTACGAAGAAGAATTGGAGTTTTTCAGCATAAAAGTACCTGATGGCGCGCTAACGTCGCGGCTGCAGCACATTCAGGTGGGCGATGAAGTGGTGTTGTCGACGCGCCCTACCGGAACCCTTGTTCCGGGACATTTGTTACCGGGTAAGAACCTGTACTTGCTGAGCACAGGCACCGGGTTGGCGCCATTCATGAGTGTCATTAAAGATCCGGATATCTACGAGCAATACGACAAGGTGATTCTCGTGCACGGCGTACGTTATGTCTCTGAGTTAGCCTACCAAAAAGAAATCGGTGAAGACTTACCCAATAACGAGTTTTTTGGTGATTGGGTAAAAGAAAAGCTGATTTACTATCCAACGGTAACGCGTGAACCATTTAGGGATGAAGCGCATCAGCAGCGCATTACTGATTTGCTGACCTCCGGCACCTTGACGCGCACCATTGGCATGCCCGATTTGAACCCGGCGCATGACCGTTTTATGCTGTGCGGTAATGACGCTATGCTGCAGGACTTAATGGCGATATTGAACGAGCGTGGCTTTACAAAGGCAACGTCGCGTAAGCAAGGCGATTACGTTATTGAGCAAGCATTTATTGAGAAATAA